A stretch of the Ornithodoros turicata isolate Travis chromosome 4, ASM3712646v1, whole genome shotgun sequence genome encodes the following:
- the LOC135393375 gene encoding mucin-2-like: MQHAGHLLALIMVAMDHNRPGSSQEYVPVDVAYGSCSYRRTSIRDGETRQMVVGECSLATCYADEGYVEVRKCTNLPHGCINPSSGLYPDCCANPICGDTGNPTPEDAQQPSTPPVSEFSTTTTLSTQPSTRSASTSSNEPTSTFPPSGSPVSSSTWLSTTTSNPVSSTIPPTTSPFTTLFTTEFSITPSTNFPSTIPPTTSPSTTPSTPELSTTPSTNLPSTNRPTTSPSTTASTTELSTTPSTSFPSTIPPTTSPSTTPSITELSTTPSTNLPSTIPPTTSPSTTASTTDLSTTPSTSFPSTIPPTTSPSTTPSTTELSTTPSTNLPSTIPPTTSPSTTASTTELSTTPSTSFPSTVPPTTSPSTTPSITELSTTPSTNLPSTIPPTTSLSTTASTTQLSTTPSTSFPSTVPPTTSPSTTPSITELSTTPSTNLPSTIPPTTSLSTTASTTQLSTTPSTSFPSTIPPSTTASTTEPSSTPSPNFPSTIPPTTSPSTTTSTTEPSTALTSTTWPSTTKSKPLTPIYRPRMRLRLSRSPLGLPLPHLPLGTPLINPLNGP; the protein is encoded by the exons ATGCAACACGCAGGGCATCTTCTCGCTCTGATCATGGTTGCTATGGATCATAACAGACCTGGAAGTTCTCAGGAGTATGTACCAGTAGACGTTGCATACG GTAGCTGCAGCTACAGACGCACCTCTATTAGAGATGGCGAGACGCGTCAGATGGTCGTTGGAGAGTGTTCCTTAGCCACGTGTTACGCGGATGAAGGCTACGTGGAGgtcagaaagtgcactaacctGCCACACGGGTGCATCAACCCGTCAAGCGGACTCTACCCAGATTGCTGTGCCAATCCCATCTGCGGTGATACAGGCAACCCCACACCTGAGGACGCACAACAGCCTTCCACTCCACCTGTGAGCGAATTTTCAACAACCACCACGCTTTCCACACAGCCTTCCACTCGAAGCGCTAGCACGTCGTCTAATGAACCTACAAGTACTTTCCCGCCCTCTGGGTCTCCTGTAAGCTCTTCCACTTGGCTATCGACTACCACATCTAACCCTGTGTCCTCCACTATACCGCCTACAACTTCGCCTTTTACTACCCTGTTTACCACCGAGTTCTCCATTACGCCGTCCACCAATTTCCCTTCCACTATCCCGCCCACAACTTCTCCTTCTACTACCCCGTCTACCCCCGAGCTCTCTACCACACCGTCCACCAATTTACCTTCCACTAACCGGCCCACAACTTCGCCTTCTACGACCGCGTCTACCACTGAGCTCTCCACTACGCCGTCCACCAGTTTCCCTTCCACTATCCCGCCCACAACTTCTCCTTCTACTACCCCGTCTATCACCGAGCTCTCCACCACACCGTCCACCAATTTACCTTCCACTATCCCGCCCACAACTTCGCCTTCTACTACCGCGTCTACCACTGACCTCTCCACTACGCCGTCCACCAGTTTCCCTTCCACTATCCCGCCCACAACTTCTCCTTCTACTACCCCGTCTACCACCGAGCTCTCTACCACACCGTCCACCAATTTACCTTCCACTATCCCGCCCACAACTTCGCCTTCTACGACCGCGTCTACCACTGAGCTCTCCACTACGCCGTCCACCAGTTTCCCTTCCACTGTCCCGCCCACAACTTCTCCTTCTACTACCCCGTCTATCACCGAGCTCTCCACCACACCGTCCACCAATTTACCTTCCACTATCCCGCCCACAACTTCGCTTTCTACTACCGCGTCCACCACTCAGCTCTCCACTACGCCGTCCACCAGTTTCCCTTCCACTGTCCCGCCCACAACTTCTCCTTCTACTACCCCGTCTATCACCGAGCTCTCCACCACACCGTCCACCAATTTACCTTCCACTATCCCGCCCACAACTTCGCTTTCTACTACCGCGTCCACCACTCAGCTCTCCACTACGCCGTCCACCAGTTTCCCTTCCACTATCCCGCCCTCTACAACCGCGTCTACCACTGAGCCCTCCAGTACGCCGTCCCCCAATTTCCCCTCCACTATCCCGCCCACAACTTCACCTTCTACTACCACGTCTACCACTGAGCCTTCCACTGCCCTGACGTCCACCACGTGGCCTTCTACAACTAAATCTAAACCACTCACTCCAATATACCGTCCACGAATGCGCCTTCGGTTATCCCGCTCCCCACTTGGCCTTCCACTGCCGCACCTACCACTTGGCACTCCACTAATAAATCCACTAAATGGCCCTTAG